The stretch of DNA ATAAAAAATAACAAAATGGACAATTTTACAATAATCAACTTACAAGCCTTAACAGGCACAGTGGCAATTATTTTAGCTTTTCAATGGTGGATAAAACCACGCATTGCTAATTTATCTATTCAAGATGCACTTTTGCCTTTTGTGTTCCTCAATACATTTCGATACTTAGGCTTGTCGTTTATGGCTAAAGAGCAATTTTATGACGGCTTTCCAACTGAATTTTTAAACACAGTCGGCTTATTGGATTTTTCAACTGCAATTTTAGCTATAATAGCTGCCATTGCCTTAAAAAACAAATGGAGTATTGCCATTCCATTGGTTTGGATATTCAATATCGTAGGATTTGGCGATTTGATTACAGCTTTTCCACAATTTTTTGGACTTGAACTTTACAACCAAAACCTTGGCTTCATTTGGCTGATGTTTGTAACCTACGGCTTAGCCACATTTTTAAGCCATATCTACATATTTATCAGACTTTTCAAAAACCTTAAAAAGAAATAAAATGAACAGAAAAATAATAACAGTCATACTTGTTGCATTGAGCACTTTTCTATTTAAAATGTAAAGGCTCAAGACGTATATGCAGGAAAAAACACTAAGGTTGAAAAAGATATTTCGGCAGATTTTCCTTTTGAATCCGAGTTTATCAACATAGGTCAAGATACAATTCACTATGTAGAATCAGGCGAAGGCGACCCAATATTATTACTTCACGGTTTGCCAGCAAATGCTTATCTATGGGGTAATGTTATAAGTTCAATGCATGGTTTGAAACGTTAAAGTAAAAGAAGAAAAACTACAGCCAACAAGCTATAAAAGCAATAGCGGTTCAGGTGCAAACTTGAACCGTTTCTGCGTTTAATTAAGTATCTTATAATCCGAAAAGCAATCGCATTTAATCCGCTACTGCTCTTATACAAAACGTTGGCTATAACTAAGCAGAGTACCCAATGAGATAGATGATTTTACCTCCCCTTCCATTGTCCAACTTACCTGATCGCCAGACATAATCTTTCTGATTAATGGATGCTGTAAGTTCGTCAAGATCGACCGGAGCATATAACTTGAGGAGCGCTAGGAAACCATCAATAAAGGTCACAATTGGCAAAACGGGTATTAAATAGGTAAACAGAAGTCGCTCTATTCGATATGGTTTCACAAAAGGTGCAGTCAATAGAACGGTTAGCGGAACAATCACTAACATGCCAAATACCTGCCACAAACTATCGTTATTACCTTCAACAATTACAATTGGTTGATTTCGTTCGGAAACCTTTGTAAGAATCTCTTTAGCATCCTTCTCATTATATTGATGAAATGAATTCACGCTTAAATACAATCCATTTTCATTAGCGCTAAAACTATCAGCTTTTACGTAACATCTTTCAATGGTCGGGTCGATTAAATTGTCTACTGTCTCAAATCCTGCTCCGCAATTCTTCTCAACAACAACTATTCTGTTCGCGTGTTCCAATCCTTCATTTATCACAGAGATGAATGGTTTGGCTGCATTAACTTTACCAACGAACCAACTCATAAACTCATGCACGCAACGCGTCAAAAATGGTGGGAACCAGCTTGCATTTGTTATTTGTGGAACTTGCTTTCTTTTCATAACAATGAATTGATTAACTTTAGACCAAATGTACTAATTTTTTTAGACCAAATGGACTAAATGAATAAAACGAAACAAAAAATACTTAATGCTGCTCTCAACTTGTATAATCAATCGGGAGTTAGTAATGTATCAATACGTCAAATTGCACTAGAAGCCAAGATAAGTCATAGCAATTTGATCTATCATTATCCTAATCATGAAGATTTAATTCTTGGGCTACATGAAATACTGCTTTCACGTGCGCTTGAAATCAACAAGGAAGTTGAACGCACATCGATATCATTGATCGAATTGCATAATTCGACAAAAAAGGGATTTTCGGTCGTATTTGATTTTGCGTTCTTATTCAATGATTTGCAATATATATGTAATTCATATCCACGTATCAAAGAACTAATTGTTTCAATAGAAAAAATCAGGTCTGCAATGTATAACAACGTAATAAATCAATTGATATCACAAAAATGGATGCGGGCAGAAGAATTTCACCATGAATATTCCCAGCTAATAAATCTGATTAAAATATTCAGTGACCACTGGATAGTATCCTCTTCAATCTACGATGACCTTACGAAACAGGAAAAGTTAGATAAATATTCCTACCTTCTTATGACCTATTTCTATCCTTATTTAACACCGATGGGGAAAGAAGAATTTAATAAAATACAGATAACACGCGCTAAAAAATCATAGTCGCCCTTCGGGACGGCAACGATTTTTAGTGCTAACCGTTAGCTACAATTTGAAAAGATGATAATGAAACATATTTTATTGGGATTCACATTTGGAATATCAATGTCATTCATTTCTTGGATTGTTGGAATAATACTTAACAGTATTCTTATGAAAACTGAATACTACAAAAGGCTATCAAATTTTAATTTAATTAAAAGTAAAACCCTGAATAAAAATATCGGAACTAAATACTTTAAATGGATTGTAAAAAACACTTTTTTCAAATTTTTTAATCAGAAAATTAAAATAGAAAATAGAAATACCGATTTGTCAGTAATTCGGAATGAAATGACTTTTTCTGAAATAAGTCATTTAATCGGATTTATTTTTGTGGTGATTTTTGCAATTTATAAAAGCTATAGTGTTGGGATCTTATTCGGAATAACAATGATGATTCCTAATGTTTTAATGAATTTATATCCTTCATTATTACAACAGGAAAATAAAAGACGGATTGACAAACTGATGAAAAGAAAAATATGAAATCTTAAAGCCAAATAGATTATGCGTTCATTCATGCTGCCGTTTATAAAGAGATAAATTTTAAAGGGAGTTGATTCGGTAGAGAGAAAGTCATAAATTGGAAAATAAAAACAGCAGCACGGCGCACGCACGGGCCGACCGTTCTGCTTTTTCTTCCAAATTGGTTTTTGACGGAAGCACCATTAAACCTCACTTAGAGCATGTTTGGAGGTCGCTTTTGGAGGCAAAAAGTGTCAATTTTTCGCTGACTGGGATGGTTTGATACAGTGTATCAACAGTGCCTTTTTGAAGTTCATACCCTTCGGTACGGACGAAAAAAGTAACGAAGTATCAGCGAAAAAGGGATAGTTTTAGGCCCAAATCGACCTTGGGAGATTCATGAACACCATAAATCACTATAAAGGCTGTGAATAAAGGGTGACCTCCAAACATGCTCTTAACCCTACTTAACGAACTAAACAATAAGATAGTAGTAATATGGAATACGCTATAAAAAGACGCATTTATTTTGTGACTTTTATTTCGCTGTTATCGTTTCAATTAGGGTTAGCTCAAATAAAAAGCAAAATAGATTCTGACTCAATCAACACCGTATTGTTTAAGATAACTTCTTCAGGGAATAATCACATTTCGTACCTATTTGGAACCCATCACGCTTTTGGAAAAGTATTTTTTGATTCCTTAACAATAGCTAATCAATCCCTGGCGTCCATTGAATTATTGATTAAAGAAAACCTTAACATTAAAGGTGAAATGGCTGAGGACATTATCAATCAAAGAACTGGAATTACACCATGGAAGAAGTATTTAAGCAAGGAAGACTTGAATTACATTGACAACCTCTTTGCCACAAGCCCTACGGATTATTACAAAATGACACCCACAGAGATGTATGTATTTCTTAATCGACATTTCAAACAACAGGTATGTTTAAATAAAAACGCAAACGACACCTCACTTTCTTTAGATGATTATATAGCCACCAAAGCCGTTGAACAGAATATATTACTTTATGGACTTGAGACGACAGAAGAACAAATTCACCTAATTAATAAAGACGTGGAGGGAATGCCGCGAAAATCTCATAAAAGGAGACTTTCTAACATTATTGAAAAAATTAAAACTAAAAATGTAAACGACTGTGAAGAAACAAATTGGTATTCACAAATGGAGATTAACTACCAATTAGATAAACCTTGTAGGAATGCCCTTGTTTTGCAAGATAGAAACGACAGGTGGATAGTAGAAATAAATAATTTACTTGAAAAAAAGAACTGTTTTATTGCGGTTGGATTAAGTCATTTAATGTTCGAATGCGGGCTGATCAATCAATTGACAGAACTTGGTTATACGGTTGTACCAATGAAAGTAAAATAAAAACTAGCGCCAATGAAAACTATACGTAATGCTGGATGGAGTGCTAGTATCAGCGAAAAAGGGATAGTTTTAGGCCCAAATCGACCTTGGGAGATTCATGAACACCATAAATCACTATAAAGGCTGTGAATAAAGGGTGACCTCCAAACATGCTCTAAGAGCCAAAACGTTGCCAAACCTATAGAAATCGACAGAATGAATAAAAATATCATTGCAGTACTACTTTTGTTAATAGGGATTAATCAGGTAAAATCACAAGATGCCGAACAAATTGTAATCGGCATAAAACATTCACTTAGGTCTAATATTTTGAATGAAGACAGAGAATATTGGATTAGTCTTCCTGATTCATACCATGATAAAGAATCATCTTATAAGAGATATCCGGTCCTTATTGTACTTGATGGAAATTTGCACTTTAAGCCCATAGCAGGAATTGTAAACTACATGAGTTCTGATGTATATAGAAGCTGGAAAATTCCTGAGATGATTGTGGTTGCTATTCATAATGTTGATAGAAGAAGAGACTACACACCAGACAAAATCATTACAGTTAGAGAGAATAATACAGGTGGTGGAGATAGTTTTCTTAGCTTTTTGGAAGATGAACTTTTACCTGAGCTAGATCAAAGGTTTAGGACTGCTCCCTATCGAATACTTTTTGGGCATTCTTTAGGAGGTTTGTTGGCCACTCATGCCTATATGAAAGAAAAGACACTTTTCAATTCATTTATTGCAGTTGACCCCAGTTTTGGAACATGGGATTCTGAAACCATGGACAAAAAGTTAGATTCCCTGACTGAACGATCATTTGAACGATTCATTTACATTGCCACTGCCAATTGGGGAAAAAGGAATATCAGAAATCGTGATCGCCATGTTCGATTATATGAGGCATTGAATAGTAAGTGCAAAGGTGAATTACCTGCAAAATTAGAATACTTCGATAATGAAGACCATAGCTCAGTTCCAATCATTGCTTTTCATAACGGGATCTCCGCAATTTTTGAAGGCTATGGAATTTCCTATCGTGATGTGGCAGATAAAGAGCAACTAACTCAACATTTTCATGCCCTTTCGGAACGACTTTCATGGGATTTTAGA from Saprospiraceae bacterium encodes:
- a CDS encoding TetR/AcrR family transcriptional regulator; the protein is MNKTKQKILNAALNLYNQSGVSNVSIRQIALEAKISHSNLIYHYPNHEDLILGLHEILLSRALEINKEVERTSISLIELHNSTKKGFSVVFDFAFLFNDLQYICNSYPRIKELIVSIEKIRSAMYNNVINQLISQKWMRAEEFHHEYSQLINLIKIFSDHWIVSSSIYDDLTKQEKLDKYSYLLMTYFYPYLTPMGKEEFNKIQITRAKKS
- a CDS encoding TraB/GumN family protein, whose amino-acid sequence is MEYAIKRRIYFVTFISLLSFQLGLAQIKSKIDSDSINTVLFKITSSGNNHISYLFGTHHAFGKVFFDSLTIANQSLASIELLIKENLNIKGEMAEDIINQRTGITPWKKYLSKEDLNYIDNLFATSPTDYYKMTPTEMYVFLNRHFKQQVCLNKNANDTSLSLDDYIATKAVEQNILLYGLETTEEQIHLINKDVEGMPRKSHKRRLSNIIEKIKTKNVNDCEETNWYSQMEINYQLDKPCRNALVLQDRNDRWIVEINNLLEKKNCFIAVGLSHLMFECGLINQLTELGYTVVPMKVK
- a CDS encoding alpha/beta hydrolase-fold protein encodes the protein MNKNIIAVLLLLIGINQVKSQDAEQIVIGIKHSLRSNILNEDREYWISLPDSYHDKESSYKRYPVLIVLDGNLHFKPIAGIVNYMSSDVYRSWKIPEMIVVAIHNVDRRRDYTPDKIITVRENNTGGGDSFLSFLEDELLPELDQRFRTAPYRILFGHSLGGLLATHAYMKEKTLFNSFIAVDPSFGTWDSETMDKKLDSLTERSFERFIYIATANWGKRNIRNRDRHVRLYEALNSKCKGELPAKLEYFDNEDHSSVPIIAFHNGISAIFEGYGISYRDVADKEQLTQHFHALSERLSWDFRPPEYLVNQLGYRMLQSGNDKDKSSAIAFFILNVENYPKSSNSYDSLGEAYETLGDTQKAIENYKKSLELNPGNEHAKMKIKKLNKS